In the Podarcis muralis chromosome 15, rPodMur119.hap1.1, whole genome shotgun sequence genome, TTCCTGCACTTGAAGTGTCAACGTGGTGGGAAGAAAATGGCGAAGGGTTTCCGATCTCCCAACATCAGCACCGCAGCGTTTGGGTGGGCTTGTTCACTGGGGAACAGGAGGCCAGGGACCTGTGTTTACACCCCCCCTCCTCTCAAATCAAACATTAGTACGAAAAAGACGAAAATCCAAAGAGAtcacttaaaaaagaaacaagcaaTCAAACGAGGAACACAGACCAGTCTGGGGATGCCACTAGCGACGAGTTTTTAGGCTACAGTCTTTGAGATGCAGAGAGGATACAGCCAtgaggtatatatatttttttctgcgGTCCACAAGTTTCAAGCCATGGTTGaccaggaatttttttaaaaggccaagCGGGGAAAGGGGTAGGGGCGATGCAACTCTCCCGCGCGCCCGACGTCTGAAGACCCAGCACTCCTTCCCTCGTGCCGGGACCCTtggattaaaaaacacacacacacacaccaccccaaaACCAACCTCCAGTTTGTACTGAGACAATGTCACTTAGGAAACGGTTTTGGGGGGCACCGAGTTTGAGTCCTCCTTACATCTATACGCACCCCCAATGCCAGAACACAGAGGAGTAAGGGAGCTGggcaggggagtgggggaggaggaaggggaccaGAAGTCAACTCACAAACAAGAGACAAAAGCAAAGAGAGACAGAAGTTATCGAGGCCGGTCACCGCTAAGGATGGCAGGAAGGGTTCTGTGAGGAAGCATCTCAACACGACGATGACGACGACAAGCCCCCAAACGCACGGAACCAAACAGTTGCCAGTCACTCgctcatatatatatgtgtggggTTTTCCAGGAGATAAAATGTTCGGTAGGATGAcaaactccctctctctctcgcccgTGTTCGGCGTGCGTCTCCTCGCCATTCAATCCCAGCCGTTGTCCTTGATCATGTGAGCTAATTCAATGATGTATTTGCCTTCCTTATACTTTTGACTGCTTTCAAACGCGTGTTcctggaaagggaaagagacagaaTCAAAACAAGGGAAAGGAGCGAAGTTCCTCCTGGGTCTCAGTCCAGGGACTGCGATGTCCGGAAACAGAATCGAgtaccttccgcatgcaaagaaGATACTGTACtacacactgagagccagtgtggtgtagtggttaagagcggtggactcgtagtctggtgaaccaggttcgcttccccgctcctccacatgcagctgctgggtgaccttgggctagtcacacttctctgaagtctctcagccccacccacctcacagagtgtttgttgtgggggaggaagggaaaaggagatggttagccgctttgagactccttaaagggtagtgaaaggcgggatatcaagtccaaactcaaactctactgagctacagctcttcagtAAGGAATCTGGacagcaccaggttagggaaggaggTCAGGTGGGTCCAGGAGATTTTCCCACCCCTCTTGCATTACTGTGGGaactgtgatcatcatctgacaGTACAGCTCCAGTGTGAAATGGACAGTCACCACAGACAGGAGCTCAGCTTCTTTTAAAACCCAGCTGAAGTGTGCAAAAGTTGTGGGCCTTTTCTAAACATTGTGTATTAGCAGAGGTTTTGGAAGGAAATTTACAGAGgctcactttttttctttttggttcctgaactgCCCAACTGTGTTTTGGAAACATAATCCGATTGTTCAAAGGACTGAGGGTTTTAGCGCCTGGCTGGCGTGAACTCCCAAGGTCCCTTTTGCAACAGGATCAAGTTCACGGATTTATCCCAGAGGCTGAAATGTTGCTAACTTCCCCAGCTGCTCAGCAGCCAACCCCAACTCCAGCCTTGCTGTGGAAGAGGGCACCTCTCTCGGGTCTTTTGCACAGCTCAAAGCCAGAGTAGGCTTCGCCACACCGCCAAAAGGATCAggtagctggtattcagaaagaGACCTTGTCCCAGGAATAAAGCATGTGTTTTATGGAGAATCAGAGCGttggtacatctagctcagtactgtcttcactggccggcagcagctctctcctAGGTTTCGGGCAgggaggggacattcccagccctatctggaaatgccagggaattGAACTTTCCTGCATACAAAGCAAGGGCTTTGCCAGTGAGCTACAGCTTGCCCTCTAAAAATAAAAGGAGATTCCAGttatcacaataataataataatttattatttataccccgcccatctggctgggtttccccagccactctgggcggcttccaacaaaacactaaattacaataacctattaaacattaaaagcttccctaaacagggctgcctttagatgtcttctaaaagtttggtaattatttttctctttgacatctggtgggagggcgttccacgtggtgggtgccactaccgagaaggccctctgcactggacctcagtgtccaggcagaatgatggaggtggagacgctccttcaggtatactggaccgaggccgtttagggctttcaaggtcagcaccaacactttgaattgtgctcagaaacgtcctgggagccagtgtaggtctttcaagactggtgatatgtggtcttggcggccactcccagtcaccagtctagctgccgcgttatgggttagctgtagtttccgggtcaccttcaaaggtagccccacgtagagcgcattgaacAAAGGGCCAAAGGGGACAAGAttttaagaaacaacaacactcaCGTATTTCCAGCCCAGCGTGGTTTTGCAGTTTTCACAGTAAATGTCAGCGACCGCATGCAGTCCTGTTAGCAAAACCCGTTCTTCCGCAGGGCCACAGCCCACATTAACTCTGCAAATGtgggaagaaggaagagagaagtTTTGATTTGCAGGTCCTGGTCcattttgctgcagcagcagctgtgctCCTCACTAAGCACACCTCTGTTCTTATATGCATAAAtcagtatcatgccacttcaaGCAGACATGGCTTGTTAACTGgaaagggcagggatggggaaacccgtGGCTCTCTAGACACTGCTGGActcagactcccatcagcctcagccagcatgggccAACacaaagggatgatgggagttgtattccagcaacaatCTGGAGGGCGGAAGGTTCCACCTCTCCCTTTCTGACGACAACAGTGACAACGGAGAGGGGGGTGAGGGGTGGAACCCAGACACTTACACTGAATTGAAGAGATAGGCCCGGCCCTGGCTTCCTTGAAAAGACTgtaaggcaaaataaaaatagtgttTGTCATGATGAAAGTCACACCCTGTCaacaaccaaaaaataaaaatcagtcccTGATGAATTATTAGCAGTGATCGCAGTTGCAGCAGCACGATTTTGCACCTGGGTGGGTAGGGGAGAGAGCATCTTTTTAACCCAGAAGAGGCTGGCAGCGATTAATTCGCTCCATCCTTGTGGATCCTCtctgcaaagaaaaaaacaacaacaccccaactCTAGTTGGTGCAAATCCCTGACCtcaccaccctctggagcagttatggggagaaagaaaagacccagaagtgtctgttcAAGGAAACTTGGATTCTTGCAGTCTGCAGGTCAGAAAAGTTAGCAGTGTAGGAGGAGATGTTTAAGAGGATGAGAGAATAGTGTACGTTGTaggttggggagagggagagggagagaagctcAGATTCTAGTTTTAAGAGAGTGAAATGGTCTTTTAGATTACATCTAGTTATAATCTGGATTGCATCtagattgcaaaaataaaaagggcTTGCAATATTTTCAGACTTTGGAACATAGTTAATTGGCATAACAAACCCCAGACCTTCTGATCCCAGGGTCCTCTGTTGACATACCAAATGCCGGATCTCCAGATTGCAGGAccgccccctccccactccagccAGAGGTTTATGGCACCTCTGACTCGGTGTCCTCAAGTGACATTAGCAACCAGCTCTCCTCtggcctcaccccccccc is a window encoding:
- the YPEL2 gene encoding protein yippee-like 2; the protein is MVKMTRSKTFQAYLPSCHRTYSCIHCRAHLANHDELISKSFQGSQGRAYLFNSVVNVGCGPAEERVLLTGLHAVADIYCENCKTTLGWKYEHAFESSQKYKEGKYIIELAHMIKDNGWD